From one Mycobacterium colombiense CECT 3035 genomic stretch:
- the aceA gene encoding isocitrate lyase translates to MSVVGTPKSAEQIQKDWDTNPRWKDVTRTYTAQDVVALQGTVVEEATLARRGAEVLWEQLHDLEYINALGALTGNMAVQQVRAGLKAIYLSGWQVAGDANLSGHTYPDQSLYPANSVPQVVRRINNALLRADEIAAVEGDTSVKNWLAPIVADGEAGFGGALNVYELQKAMIAAGVAGSHWEDQLASEKKCGHLGGKVLIPTQQHIRTLTSARLAADVCDVPTVVIARTDAEAATLITSDVDERDQPFITGERTKEGFYRVRNGLEPCIARAKAYAPFSDLIWMETGTPDLELAAKFAEGVKSEFPDQMLAYNCSPSFNWRKHLDDSTIAKFQKELAAMGFKFQFITLAGFHALNYSMFDLAYGYARNQMSAYVELQEREFAAEERGYTATKHQREVGAGYFDRIATTVDPTSSTTALAGSTEEGQFH, encoded by the coding sequence ATGTCTGTCGTTGGCACCCCCAAGAGCGCCGAACAGATCCAGAAGGACTGGGACACCAACCCGCGTTGGAAGGATGTCACCCGGACCTACACCGCCCAGGACGTCGTCGCCCTGCAGGGCACCGTCGTCGAGGAGGCCACCCTGGCCCGTCGCGGCGCCGAGGTGCTGTGGGAGCAGCTCCACGACCTGGAGTACATCAACGCGCTCGGCGCCCTGACCGGCAACATGGCCGTGCAGCAGGTGCGCGCCGGCCTGAAGGCCATCTACCTGTCCGGTTGGCAGGTCGCCGGTGACGCGAACCTGTCCGGCCACACCTACCCCGACCAGAGCCTGTACCCGGCCAACTCGGTGCCGCAGGTGGTGCGCCGCATCAACAACGCGCTGCTGCGCGCCGACGAGATCGCCGCGGTCGAGGGTGACACCTCGGTGAAGAACTGGCTGGCGCCGATCGTCGCCGACGGTGAGGCCGGTTTCGGTGGTGCGCTCAACGTGTACGAGCTGCAGAAGGCCATGATCGCCGCCGGCGTGGCGGGATCGCACTGGGAGGACCAGCTGGCCTCGGAGAAGAAGTGTGGCCACCTGGGCGGCAAGGTGCTGATCCCGACCCAGCAGCACATCCGCACCCTGACCTCGGCCCGCCTGGCCGCCGACGTGTGCGACGTTCCGACCGTCGTCATCGCCCGGACCGACGCCGAGGCCGCCACGCTGATCACCTCCGACGTCGACGAGCGCGACCAGCCGTTCATCACCGGTGAGCGCACCAAGGAGGGCTTCTACCGGGTGCGCAACGGCCTCGAGCCCTGCATCGCCCGCGCCAAGGCCTACGCGCCGTTCTCCGACCTGATCTGGATGGAGACCGGCACTCCGGACCTCGAGCTCGCCGCCAAGTTCGCCGAGGGCGTCAAGTCCGAGTTCCCCGACCAGATGCTGGCCTACAACTGCTCGCCGTCGTTCAACTGGCGCAAGCACCTGGACGACTCCACCATCGCGAAGTTCCAAAAGGAGCTCGCGGCAATGGGATTCAAGTTCCAGTTCATCACGCTGGCCGGCTTCCACGCGCTGAACTACTCGATGTTCGATCTGGCCTACGGCTACGCCCGCAACCAGATGAGCGCTTACGTCGAGCTGCAGGAGCGCGAGTTCGCCGCCGAGGAGCGTGGCTACACCGCCACCAAGCACCAGCGCGAGGTGGGTGCCGGTTACTTCGACCGCATCGCCACCACGGTGGACCCGACCTCGTCGACCACCGCGCTGGCCGGCTCCACCGAAGAGGGTCAGTTTCACTGA
- a CDS encoding 3-hydroxybutyryl-CoA dehydrogenase — protein MSDATIQRVGVVGAGQMGSGIAEVSVRAGVDVTVYETTEALITAGRNRIVKSLERGVSAGKVTERERDRALSKLTFTTDLKDLADRQLVIEAIIEDDAVKAQVFAELDRVITDPDAVLASNTSSIPIMKIAAATKNPQRVLGLHFFNPVPVLPLVELVSTLVTDDAAAARTEEFASAVLGKQVVRCSDRSGFVVNALLVPYLLSAIRMVEAGFATVEDVDKAVVAGLSHPMGPLRLSDLVGLDTLKLIADKMFEEFKEPQYGPPPLLLRMVEAGRLGKKTGQGFYTY, from the coding sequence GTGAGTGACGCAACGATCCAGCGGGTAGGAGTTGTCGGGGCGGGCCAGATGGGGTCCGGCATCGCGGAGGTCTCGGTCCGTGCCGGCGTCGACGTGACCGTGTACGAGACCACTGAGGCCCTGATCACGGCCGGCCGCAACCGCATCGTGAAGTCGCTGGAGCGCGGCGTCAGCGCCGGCAAGGTGACCGAGCGGGAACGGGACCGGGCGCTGAGCAAGCTCACCTTCACCACGGACCTGAAGGACCTCGCCGACCGTCAGCTGGTCATCGAGGCGATCATCGAAGACGACGCCGTCAAGGCGCAGGTCTTTGCCGAACTCGACCGGGTCATCACCGACCCCGATGCGGTTCTGGCGTCCAACACCTCGAGCATCCCGATCATGAAGATCGCCGCGGCGACCAAGAACCCGCAACGCGTGCTGGGGCTGCACTTCTTCAACCCCGTGCCGGTGTTGCCGCTGGTCGAGTTGGTCAGCACGCTGGTCACCGACGACGCCGCCGCGGCACGCACCGAGGAATTCGCGAGCGCCGTGCTGGGCAAGCAGGTCGTGCGCTGCTCGGACCGGTCCGGCTTCGTGGTGAACGCGCTGCTGGTGCCGTATCTGCTGTCGGCGATCCGCATGGTGGAGGCCGGCTTCGCCACCGTCGAAGACGTCGACAAGGCCGTGGTGGCCGGGCTGTCACACCCGATGGGCCCGCTGCGGCTGTCGGACCTGGTCGGCCTGGACACCCTGAAGCTGATCGCGGACAAGATGTTCGAGGAGTTCAAGGAGCCGCAGTACGGGCCCCCGCCGTTGCTGCTGCGCATGGTCGAGGCCGGCCGGCTGGGCAAGAAGACGGGCCAGGGCTTTTATACCTACTGA
- a CDS encoding cyclopropane mycolic acid synthase family methyltransferase: MTGLEPYYEESQSIYDVSDEFFALFLDDTMGYTCAYFERDDMTLEEAQIAKFDLALGKLNLEPGMTLLDIGCGWGGALKRAIEKYDVNVIGITLSRNQFEYSKKKLAGLPTDRNIEVRLQGWEEFEDKVDRIVTIGAFEAFKLERYPAFFERAYDILPDDGRMLLHTILTYTQKQQHERGVALTMRDLRFAQFIGKEIFPGGQLPAQEDIFKFGEAAGFSVERVQLLQMHYARTLNIWAANLEANKEQAIALQSQEVYDRYMHYLTGCENFFRRGVTNVGQFTMVK, translated from the coding sequence ATGACCGGATTGGAACCCTATTACGAGGAGTCGCAGTCCATCTACGACGTCTCGGATGAATTCTTCGCGTTATTTCTAGACGACACGATGGGCTACACGTGCGCGTATTTCGAGCGCGATGACATGACGCTCGAAGAGGCGCAGATCGCCAAGTTCGACCTGGCGCTGGGCAAGCTGAACCTCGAGCCCGGCATGACGCTGCTGGACATCGGCTGCGGCTGGGGTGGTGCGCTGAAGCGGGCTATCGAGAAGTACGACGTCAACGTCATCGGAATTACCCTGAGCCGCAACCAGTTTGAGTACAGCAAGAAGAAGCTGGCCGGATTGCCGACGGACCGCAATATCGAGGTGCGCCTGCAGGGCTGGGAAGAATTCGAAGACAAGGTTGACCGAATTGTCACTATCGGCGCCTTCGAAGCGTTCAAATTGGAGCGCTATCCCGCATTTTTCGAACGCGCCTACGACATCCTTCCCGATGACGGCCGGATGCTTTTGCACACGATTTTGACCTATACCCAGAAACAGCAGCACGAACGCGGCGTTGCGCTCACGATGCGCGATTTGCGATTCGCGCAATTCATCGGCAAGGAAATTTTTCCCGGTGGACAGCTGCCGGCCCAGGAAGACATTTTCAAGTTCGGTGAGGCGGCGGGCTTCTCGGTCGAGCGGGTGCAGCTGCTGCAGATGCACTACGCGCGGACCCTCAACATCTGGGCGGCCAATCTGGAGGCCAACAAGGAGCAGGCCATCGCCCTGCAGTCGCAAGAGGTTTACGACCGCTACATGCACTATTTGACCGGCTGCGAGAACTTCTTCCGTCGGGGCGTCACCAACGTGGGCCAATTCACGATGGTCAAGTAG
- the pcaA gene encoding cyclopropane mycolic acid synthase PcaA, translated as MSVQLTPHFGNVQAHYDLSDDFFRLFLDPTQTYSCAYFERDDMTLEEAQIAKIDLALGKLKLEPGMTLLDIGCGWGATLRRAIEKYDVNVVGLTLSENQAEHVQKSFDQMDTGRTRRVLLEGWEKFHEPVDRIVSIGAFEHFGRQRYGRFFKMAYDALPPGGVMLLHTIVRPSFKDARAKGMKLTHEIVQFSQFILAEIFPGGWLPTPQTVGEYGVTAGFDLTRVQSLQLHYARTLDLWAEALEANRKQAIAIQSQEVYDRYMKYLTGCAKLFREGYTDVNQFTLEK; from the coding sequence ATGTCTGTGCAGCTCACGCCGCACTTTGGAAACGTGCAAGCCCATTACGACTTGTCTGACGATTTCTTCCGGCTGTTCCTGGATCCCACTCAGACCTACAGCTGCGCCTACTTCGAGCGTGATGACATGACCCTCGAAGAGGCCCAGATCGCGAAGATCGATCTGGCACTGGGGAAGCTGAAGCTCGAGCCGGGGATGACGTTGCTGGACATCGGTTGCGGCTGGGGGGCCACCCTGCGGCGCGCCATCGAGAAATACGACGTGAACGTCGTCGGCCTGACGCTGTCGGAGAACCAGGCCGAACACGTGCAGAAGTCCTTCGACCAGATGGACACCGGCCGCACCAGGAGGGTGCTGCTGGAAGGCTGGGAGAAATTCCACGAGCCGGTGGACCGCATCGTGTCGATCGGCGCGTTCGAGCACTTCGGCCGCCAGCGCTACGGCCGCTTCTTCAAGATGGCCTACGACGCGCTGCCGCCCGGCGGGGTGATGTTGCTGCACACCATCGTTCGGCCCTCGTTCAAGGATGCCCGGGCCAAGGGCATGAAACTGACCCACGAGATTGTTCAGTTCTCGCAGTTCATCCTGGCCGAGATCTTCCCTGGAGGCTGGCTTCCGACGCCCCAGACCGTCGGGGAGTACGGGGTCACGGCGGGCTTCGATTTGACTCGGGTGCAGTCGTTGCAGCTGCACTACGCCAGGACTCTGGACCTGTGGGCCGAGGCGCTCGAGGCGAATCGCAAGCAGGCCATCGCGATCCAGTCTCAAGAGGTCTACGACCGCTACATGAAGTACCTCACCGGCTGCGCGAAACTGTTCCGCGAGGGCTACACCGACGTCAATCAATTCACGCTGGAGAAGTAA
- a CDS encoding TetR/AcrR family transcriptional regulator, translated as MAEQMTAVSVKMDGRKRRWHQHKVERRNELVDGTIDAIRRLGGTLSMDEIAAEIGVSKTVLYRYFVDKNDLTTAVMMRFTQTTLIPNMAGALTSGLDGFDLTREVIRVYVETVANEPEPYRFVMSNSSASKSKVIADSERIIARMLAVLMRRRMQHAGMDTGGVEPWAYLIVGGVQLATHSWMSYPRMSRDELIDYLTMLSWNALKGIVEVGGSLEKFRGEPHPSPIVPPRERQDGLGPE; from the coding sequence GTGGCAGAGCAAATGACGGCTGTGAGCGTCAAAATGGACGGGCGCAAGCGGCGTTGGCATCAACACAAGGTGGAGCGTCGTAACGAGTTGGTCGACGGCACGATCGACGCGATCCGCAGGCTCGGCGGCACGCTGAGCATGGACGAGATCGCCGCCGAGATCGGCGTTTCCAAGACGGTGCTGTACCGCTATTTCGTCGACAAGAACGACCTGACGACGGCCGTGATGATGCGGTTCACTCAAACCACCCTGATCCCCAACATGGCTGGGGCGCTCACCTCGGGCCTTGACGGCTTCGACCTGACCCGCGAGGTCATCCGCGTGTACGTCGAGACGGTCGCGAACGAGCCCGAGCCATACCGGTTCGTGATGTCCAACAGCTCGGCCAGCAAAAGCAAAGTCATCGCCGACTCCGAGCGGATCATCGCGCGCATGCTCGCGGTGCTGATGCGCCGCCGCATGCAACACGCCGGAATGGACACCGGCGGTGTGGAACCGTGGGCGTATTTGATCGTCGGCGGCGTCCAGCTGGCCACCCACTCCTGGATGTCGTACCCGCGGATGAGTCGCGATGAATTGATCGACTACCTGACCATGTTGAGTTGGAACGCTCTCAAGGGAATCGTCGAAGTCGGCGGGTCGCTGGAGAAGTTTCGCGGGGAGCCGCACCCTTCACCGATCGTGCCGCCCCGGGAGCGTCAGGACGGCCTCGGACCCGAATAA
- a CDS encoding DUF445 domain-containing protein, whose translation MVSHRASVRGEASGPPGARPDSPTAAAPVRAARASFAESFAGADPEADAQRRVALRRMKLVALSFLIGATGVFLACRWAQAHASLGAWVGYVGAAAEAGMVGALADWFAVTALFRHPLGIPIPHTAIIKRKKDQLGEGLGTFVRENFLSPEVVETKLRDAQVSGRLGKWLSEAVHAERVASETATVLRVLVELLRDEDVQQVIDRMIVRRIAEPQWGPPVGRVLATLLAEHRQEALIQLLADRAFQWSLKAGEVIQRVVERDSPTWSPRFVDHLVGDRIHRELMDFTDKVRRNPDHELRRSATRFLFDFADDLQHDPDTIARADAIKEQLMARDEIANAAATAWKTLKRLVLEGVDDPSSTLRTRIADTVVRIGESLRDDADLRDKVDNWLVRAAQHLVSQYGVEITAIITDTIERWDAEEASRRIELHVGRDLQFIRINGTVVGSLAGLVIYAVAQLLV comes from the coding sequence GTGGTGTCACATCGCGCCTCGGTGAGAGGCGAAGCGTCGGGCCCGCCGGGGGCGAGGCCCGATTCGCCGACGGCGGCGGCCCCCGTCCGCGCTGCTCGCGCGTCCTTTGCCGAGTCCTTCGCCGGCGCCGATCCCGAGGCCGACGCGCAGCGCCGGGTGGCGTTGCGCCGGATGAAGCTGGTGGCACTGAGTTTTCTGATCGGTGCCACCGGCGTGTTCCTGGCCTGCCGCTGGGCGCAGGCGCACGCCAGCCTGGGTGCCTGGGTGGGGTATGTCGGCGCGGCCGCCGAGGCCGGCATGGTGGGCGCCCTGGCGGACTGGTTCGCCGTGACGGCGCTGTTCAGGCACCCGCTGGGCATTCCCATCCCGCACACCGCGATCATCAAGCGCAAGAAAGACCAGCTGGGCGAGGGCCTGGGCACGTTCGTCAGGGAGAACTTCCTGTCGCCGGAGGTCGTCGAGACCAAGCTGCGCGACGCCCAGGTGTCCGGCCGGCTCGGCAAGTGGCTGTCGGAGGCCGTCCATGCAGAGCGGGTGGCGAGCGAGACCGCCACCGTGCTGCGGGTACTGGTCGAACTCCTGCGCGACGAGGACGTCCAGCAGGTGATCGACCGGATGATCGTGCGCCGGATCGCCGAACCGCAGTGGGGCCCGCCGGTCGGGCGGGTGCTGGCCACCCTGCTGGCCGAGCACCGCCAGGAGGCGCTGATCCAATTGCTGGCCGACCGGGCCTTTCAGTGGTCGCTGAAGGCCGGTGAGGTCATTCAGCGGGTGGTCGAGCGCGACTCGCCCACGTGGTCGCCGCGCTTCGTCGACCATCTGGTCGGCGACCGCATCCACCGCGAGCTGATGGACTTCACCGACAAGGTGCGCCGCAATCCGGACCACGAGCTGCGCCGGTCGGCCACCCGCTTCCTGTTCGACTTCGCCGACGACCTGCAGCACGACCCGGACACCATCGCGCGCGCCGACGCGATCAAGGAGCAGCTGATGGCGCGCGACGAGATCGCCAACGCCGCGGCGACGGCGTGGAAGACCCTGAAACGGCTGGTGCTCGAGGGCGTGGACGATCCGTCCAGCACCCTGCGCACCCGGATCGCCGACACCGTCGTCCGCATCGGCGAATCGCTGCGCGACGACGCCGACCTGCGCGACAAGGTGGACAACTGGCTGGTGCGGGCGGCCCAGCACCTCGTCTCGCAGTATGGGGTGGAGATCACAGCGATCATCACCGACACGATCGAGCGCTGGGACGCCGAGGAGGCCAGCCGGCGCATCGAGTTGCACGTGGGCCGTGACCTGCAATTTATCCGGATCAACGGAACCGTGGTCGGTTCGCTGGCGGGCCTGGTGATCTACGCCGTCGCGCAGCTGCTGGTCTAA
- a CDS encoding helix-turn-helix domain-containing protein — protein MTPEEKLSAKVSNAASEVASDIGSFIRSQRELAQVSVRQLAEKSGVSNPYLSQVERGLRKPSADVLNQIAKALRVSAEVLYVRAGILEPSDKSQVRDAIVTDTAITERQKQILLDIYSSFTQQNESIQEESPTESDSE, from the coding sequence ATGACACCCGAGGAGAAGCTCTCCGCCAAGGTGTCCAACGCTGCCTCCGAAGTGGCCTCTGACATCGGCAGTTTCATCCGTAGCCAGCGTGAACTCGCGCAGGTGTCGGTGCGCCAACTCGCCGAAAAGTCCGGGGTCAGCAATCCATATCTGAGCCAGGTGGAGCGTGGATTGCGTAAGCCCTCCGCCGATGTCTTGAACCAGATCGCGAAGGCACTCCGCGTCTCCGCCGAGGTTCTCTATGTGCGCGCCGGGATTCTCGAGCCCAGTGACAAGAGTCAGGTGCGGGACGCCATCGTCACCGACACTGCGATCACCGAGCGCCAAAAGCAAATCCTGCTCGACATCTACTCATCGTTCACCCAGCAAAACGAATCGATCCAAGAGGAGAGTCCGACCGAATCCGACAGCGAGTGA
- the hbhA gene encoding heparin-binding hemagglutinin HbhA, which translates to MAENTNIEDLRAPLLAALGAADLALATVNDLIAGLRERAEETRAETRTRVEERRARLTKLQEDLPEQFTELRDRFTTEELRKAAEGYLEAATTRYNELVERGEAALQRLRNQTAFEDASARAEGYVDQAVELTQEALGTVASQTRAVGERAAKLVGIELPGKTEATTKKAQKAVAKKAPAKKAPAKKAPAKKAAAKKVTQK; encoded by the coding sequence ATGGCGGAAAACACGAACATCGAAGACTTGCGGGCCCCGCTGCTCGCGGCGCTGGGCGCGGCCGACCTGGCCCTGGCCACCGTCAACGACCTGATCGCCGGCCTGCGGGAGCGCGCCGAAGAGACCCGCGCCGAGACCCGCACCCGGGTCGAGGAGCGTCGCGCTCGCCTGACCAAGCTGCAGGAGGACCTGCCCGAGCAGTTCACCGAGCTGCGCGACCGGTTCACCACCGAGGAGCTGCGCAAGGCGGCCGAGGGCTACCTGGAGGCCGCGACCACCCGGTACAACGAGCTCGTCGAGCGCGGCGAGGCGGCCCTGCAGCGGCTGCGTAACCAGACCGCCTTCGAGGACGCGTCCGCGCGCGCCGAGGGCTACGTCGACCAGGCCGTCGAGCTGACGCAGGAAGCGCTCGGCACCGTCGCGTCGCAGACCCGCGCGGTCGGCGAGCGCGCCGCCAAGCTGGTCGGCATCGAGCTGCCCGGCAAGACCGAGGCGACCACCAAGAAGGCCCAGAAGGCCGTCGCCAAGAAGGCCCCGGCCAAGAAGGCTCCGGCCAAGAAGGCTCCGGCCAAGAAGGCCGCGGCCAAGAAGGTCACCCAGAAGTAA
- a CDS encoding DUF2516 family protein: MNHLVGTVMLVLQIAVLVTAIYAFVHAALQRPDAYTAAEKLTKPVWLLILGGAVALTSILGFVFGVLGMAIAACAAGVYLVDVRPKLLEIQGKSR, translated from the coding sequence GTGAACCACCTCGTGGGAACCGTCATGCTGGTCTTGCAGATCGCCGTCTTGGTCACGGCCATCTACGCGTTCGTGCATGCCGCGCTGCAACGACCCGACGCCTACACCGCCGCCGAGAAGCTGACCAAGCCGGTGTGGTTGCTGATCCTGGGCGGCGCCGTGGCGCTGACGTCCATCTTGGGGTTCGTCTTCGGCGTGCTCGGAATGGCGATCGCTGCCTGCGCGGCCGGCGTGTATCTGGTCGACGTCCGGCCCAAACTGCTTGAGATTCAAGGTAAGTCGCGCTAG
- a CDS encoding DUF2599 domain-containing protein — MRALLTAPIAALVALSCPVPHAVAAPDPGSGSADPPAPPYIDHTQWAQWQGRSSLRVFPSPAGRAASRLQATAPADEAWAEVLALSPDADTPGMRAQFLCHWQFAEFAQPGKVSWNLEPWRPVVDDTEMVASGCNPGGPEESS, encoded by the coding sequence ATGAGGGCCCTGCTGACGGCGCCGATCGCGGCGCTCGTCGCCCTGTCCTGCCCGGTGCCGCACGCCGTCGCCGCCCCCGACCCGGGCAGCGGCTCGGCGGATCCACCGGCCCCGCCGTACATCGACCACACCCAGTGGGCGCAGTGGCAGGGCCGCAGCAGCCTGAGGGTCTTCCCGTCGCCGGCCGGCCGGGCCGCCTCGAGACTCCAGGCCACGGCGCCGGCCGACGAGGCCTGGGCCGAGGTGCTCGCCCTGTCGCCGGACGCCGACACCCCCGGCATGCGCGCGCAGTTCCTCTGCCACTGGCAGTTCGCCGAATTCGCCCAACCCGGCAAGGTCAGCTGGAACCTGGAGCCCTGGCGTCCGGTCGTCGACGACACCGAGATGGTCGCCTCCGGCTGCAACCCCGGCGGTCCGGAAGAATCCTCCTAA
- the deoC gene encoding deoxyribose-phosphate aldolase: MAPQPTRAQLAAFVDHTLLKPEATDADVAALVAEAAALGVYAVCVSPSMVPVAVRAGSGVRVASVAGFPSGKHLPAVKAHEAALAVASGACEIDMVIDVGAALAGDLEAVRSDVHAVRGAIGGAVLKVIVESAALLALADEPTLAQVCRAAEDGGADFVKTSTGFHPAGGASVRAVAVMAEAVGGRLGVKASGGIRTAEDALAMLDAGATRLGLSGTRGVLDGLG; this comes from the coding sequence ATGGCACCCCAACCCACTCGAGCGCAGTTGGCGGCGTTCGTCGACCACACCCTGCTCAAACCCGAAGCGACCGACGCCGACGTGGCCGCGCTGGTCGCCGAAGCGGCGGCGCTAGGGGTCTACGCGGTGTGCGTCTCGCCGTCGATGGTTCCCGTCGCCGTGCGGGCCGGCTCCGGCGTGCGGGTCGCCAGCGTCGCCGGCTTCCCGTCCGGCAAGCACCTCCCGGCGGTGAAGGCGCACGAGGCGGCCCTGGCCGTCGCGTCCGGCGCCTGCGAGATCGACATGGTCATCGATGTCGGGGCGGCGCTGGCCGGCGACCTCGAGGCGGTGCGCTCCGACGTCCACGCCGTGCGCGGCGCGATCGGCGGCGCCGTGCTGAAGGTGATCGTGGAGTCGGCCGCGCTGCTGGCGCTGGCCGACGAGCCCACGCTGGCGCAGGTGTGTCGGGCCGCCGAAGACGGCGGCGCCGACTTCGTCAAGACATCAACCGGGTTTCATCCGGCCGGCGGCGCATCCGTGCGCGCGGTCGCGGTGATGGCCGAGGCCGTCGGTGGGCGCCTCGGGGTGAAGGCCAGCGGCGGCATCCGCACCGCCGAGGACGCGCTCGCGATGCTCGATGCCGGCGCTACCCGGCTGGGGCTGTCGGGCACCCGGGGAGTGCTCGACGGCCTCGGGTGA
- a CDS encoding LmeA family phospholipid-binding protein gives MTNPQGPPNPDPSQWGRPSNQGPFGQPPTERPTERISTGGPGHVPPPPPPPAQGPPPGQTERFGTPQPNMQQPGYPPPPTPPAGPTERFATPPNDDDATSGKKKRRFGRDPVSVLLIFIIVFALIIAGLIGAELYVRHVADSKVAEAVACEVKDQATASFGVTPLMLWQQATKHYTNISVQTAGNNIRDAKGMKLSININDVRLKDTDNSKGTVGSLDATIDWTSDGIKQSVQNAIPVLGPFVTNTVTTHPADGTIELKGMLDNITAKPVVSGTGLQLQIVSFNALGFTMPKESVQSTLDDFTSNLTKNYPLGIHADSVQVTDKGVTSHFSTRNATIPKDSSNNNDPCFANL, from the coding sequence GTGACGAACCCACAAGGACCACCCAACCCGGACCCGTCGCAGTGGGGCCGTCCCTCCAACCAGGGACCCTTCGGCCAGCCGCCGACAGAGCGGCCTACCGAGCGGATCAGCACCGGCGGCCCGGGCCACGTACCCCCGCCCCCACCGCCTCCCGCTCAGGGTCCCCCACCGGGGCAGACCGAGCGTTTCGGGACGCCGCAGCCGAACATGCAGCAGCCCGGCTACCCGCCGCCGCCGACCCCGCCCGCGGGTCCGACCGAGCGTTTCGCCACTCCCCCGAATGACGACGACGCGACCTCGGGGAAGAAGAAGCGCCGCTTCGGCCGCGACCCGGTGTCGGTCCTGCTGATCTTCATCATCGTGTTCGCGCTGATCATCGCCGGGCTCATCGGTGCCGAGCTGTACGTGCGCCACGTCGCGGACAGCAAGGTCGCCGAGGCGGTGGCGTGCGAGGTCAAGGACCAGGCCACCGCATCCTTCGGGGTGACGCCCCTGATGCTGTGGCAGCAGGCGACCAAGCACTACACCAACATCTCGGTGCAGACGGCAGGCAACAACATCCGCGACGCCAAGGGCATGAAGCTGTCGATCAACATCAACGACGTCCGCCTCAAGGACACGGACAACTCGAAGGGCACCGTCGGCTCGCTGGACGCCACCATCGACTGGACCAGTGACGGCATCAAGCAGTCGGTGCAGAACGCGATCCCGGTGCTGGGTCCGTTCGTCACCAACACCGTGACCACGCATCCCGCCGACGGCACCATCGAGTTGAAGGGCATGTTGGACAACATCACCGCCAAGCCGGTGGTGTCGGGCACCGGGTTGCAGTTGCAGATCGTCAGCTTCAATGCGCTCGGTTTCACCATGCCCAAGGAGTCCGTGCAATCGACGCTGGACGACTTCACCTCGAACCTGACCAAGAACTACCCGCTGGGCATCCACGCCGACAGCGTGCAGGTCACGGATAAGGGTGTGACAAGCCACTTCTCGACGCGCAACGCCACCATTCCGAAAGACAGCAGCAACAACAACGACCCCTGCTTCGCCAACCTCTGA
- a CDS encoding DUF2505 domain-containing protein, translating into MPRSFDLSADYDGSVDEVHRAFTDADYWRARLAGSGVDVATLESMRVGGESGNDDTVEVVTLQVIRSDKLPGMVTQLHNGDLRIRREETWGPVTGGAASGSVVGSIVDAPVNLTGSAVLEPIAATGGSRLTFRATVQVRVPIIGGKLENFIGTRLVELIAVEQRFTTDWIARSA; encoded by the coding sequence ATGCCGCGTTCATTCGACTTGTCGGCCGATTACGACGGCAGCGTCGACGAGGTGCACCGCGCCTTCACCGATGCGGATTACTGGCGGGCCAGGCTGGCCGGGTCCGGCGTCGACGTCGCCACGCTGGAATCGATGCGGGTCGGCGGGGAGTCCGGAAACGACGACACCGTGGAGGTCGTCACGCTGCAGGTGATCCGCAGCGACAAGCTGCCGGGGATGGTCACCCAGCTGCACAACGGTGACCTGCGCATCCGGCGCGAGGAGACGTGGGGGCCGGTCACCGGCGGCGCCGCGTCGGGGTCGGTCGTCGGCTCGATCGTGGATGCGCCGGTGAACCTGACCGGCAGCGCCGTCCTGGAGCCCATCGCAGCGACCGGCGGCAGCCGGCTGACGTTTCGCGCCACCGTCCAGGTGCGCGTCCCGATCATCGGCGGCAAGTTGGAGAACTTCATCGGGACCCGGCTGGTCGAACTGATCGCCGTGGAACAGCGCTTCACCACGGACTGGATCGCCAGATCGGCCTGA